Proteins from a single region of Salipiger sp. H15:
- a CDS encoding ATP-binding cassette domain-containing protein, with translation MIELDNVAYSYGGGELLSGLTLRLAPGSFHFLTGPSGSGKTTLLKLCYGALVPTAGHARLFGEDVRRMDRDAIALSRRRIGVVHQDCQFLDHLSVAENVALPLTVAGEGGQELEQNLIELMTWVGLKSRADALPPELSGGERQRAALARAVMMSPEVILADEPTGNVDWEMSQRLLRLLVELNRMGKTILIATHDLGLIRSAKTQVQARVLRISNRRLQSAGADL, from the coding sequence GTGATCGAACTGGATAATGTGGCCTACAGCTACGGCGGCGGGGAGCTGCTGAGCGGGCTCACGCTGCGGCTTGCGCCCGGGTCCTTCCATTTCCTGACCGGCCCCTCGGGCTCGGGCAAGACCACGCTGCTGAAGCTCTGCTACGGCGCGCTGGTGCCGACCGCGGGCCACGCGCGGCTCTTCGGCGAGGACGTGCGGCGCATGGACCGCGACGCCATCGCGCTCAGCCGCCGTCGCATCGGCGTGGTGCACCAGGATTGCCAGTTCCTCGACCACCTCTCGGTCGCCGAGAACGTCGCCCTGCCGCTGACCGTGGCGGGCGAGGGCGGGCAGGAGCTCGAGCAGAACCTCATCGAGCTGATGACCTGGGTCGGGCTCAAGAGCCGTGCCGACGCGCTGCCGCCGGAGCTGTCGGGCGGCGAGCGCCAGCGCGCGGCGCTGGCCCGCGCGGTGATGATGTCGCCCGAGGTGATCCTTGCCGACGAGCCCACCGGCAACGTCGACTGGGAGATGTCGCAGCGGCTGCTGCGCCTGCTGGTCGAGCTCAACCGGATGGGCAAGACCATCCTCATCGCGACGCATGACCTCGGCCTCATCCGGTCGGCCAAGACGCAGGTGCAGGCGCGGGTGCTGCGGATTTCCAACCGCAGGCTGCAGTCGGCGGGGGCGGACCTGTGA
- a CDS encoding cell division protein FtsX yields MRLIRDSLGAFTRSDTGADRVVPPTGFTASLTLFAAGAMAFLAVFALALSLAAGRLATSWGEELARASTLRISAPAGQQAEQTAAALRLLEQTPGVASARALSAEEQQALLEPWFGPDLPLADLPVPQLIEIIEEGAGFDGAGLRLRLQAEVPGGVLDDHTRWRRPLVAAASKLRLLGAVSILLIAGAVAAMVTLAANAALAANAQVIAVLRLVGATDGFIARAFVRRFTLRALGGAALGAAVASGALLLMPSADETAGFLTGLSFVGWHWIFPLLVPLLTAAVAFAATAIAARRVLGDLS; encoded by the coding sequence GTGAGACTGATCCGCGACTCCCTCGGCGCCTTCACCCGTTCCGACACCGGCGCCGACCGGGTTGTTCCGCCGACCGGCTTCACCGCCAGCCTGACGCTGTTTGCCGCCGGGGCCATGGCCTTCCTCGCGGTCTTCGCCCTGGCGCTGTCGCTGGCCGCGGGACGGCTTGCCACGAGCTGGGGCGAGGAGCTGGCCCGCGCCTCGACGCTGCGCATCTCGGCCCCCGCCGGGCAGCAGGCCGAGCAGACCGCGGCGGCGCTGCGCCTGCTCGAGCAGACGCCGGGCGTGGCCTCGGCGCGGGCGCTGAGCGCCGAGGAGCAGCAGGCGCTGCTCGAGCCCTGGTTCGGCCCGGACCTGCCGCTGGCCGACCTGCCGGTGCCGCAGCTCATCGAGATCATCGAGGAGGGCGCGGGCTTTGACGGTGCGGGGCTGCGGCTGCGGCTGCAGGCCGAGGTGCCGGGCGGGGTGCTTGACGATCACACGCGCTGGCGGCGGCCGCTGGTGGCGGCGGCCTCGAAGCTGCGGCTGCTGGGGGCGGTGTCGATCCTGCTCATCGCGGGCGCGGTGGCGGCGATGGTCACGCTGGCGGCCAACGCGGCGCTCGCGGCCAATGCGCAGGTCATCGCCGTGCTGCGGCTCGTCGGCGCCACCGACGGGTTCATCGCGCGCGCCTTCGTGCGCCGCTTCACCCTGCGTGCCCTCGGCGGCGCGGCGCTCGGCGCGGCGGTGGCCTCGGGCGCGCTGCTGCTGATGCCCTCGGCGGACGAGACCGCGGGCTTCCTGACCGGCCTCTCCTTCGTCGGCTGGCACTGGATCTTCCCGCTGCTGGTGCCGCTGCTGACCGCGGCGGTGGCCTTTGCCGCAACGGCGATCGCCGCGCGCCGGGTACTTGGAGACTTGAGCTGA